A window of Ornithorhynchus anatinus isolate Pmale09 chromosome 21, mOrnAna1.pri.v4, whole genome shotgun sequence genomic DNA:
gggtgtcagaggaagtgggttctactcccagatccaccgctcatctgctgtgggaccttgggcgagtcacttgacttctctgggcctcaggtccctcatctgtaaaatggggatgaagcctgggagccccatgggggacagggaccacgtccaataataatgttggtatttgttaagcgcttactatgtgcagagcactgttctaagcactggggtagatacagggtaatcagggtgtcccacgtgaggctcgcagtccaatccgaccccagtgcttagaacagcgcccgccacatagtaagctaaaatactattgttatcattattagtcccaGAGAACAGTCTTGCCAACCTGGCTGGGCTCCAGCGGGCAAACATGGCACCTTTTGGGGCCATGCCACTCCCTCTGGTACTAATATGAGCATTCCCGCAGGAGGTTCCTACTTAGGAGGGCTCAGCAGAGCACTGCTTCATTGTTCAGACAACCGCTGgtggtgttttttatggtatttattaatcgtattcattaagcgcttcctccgttTGAggtcctgttttaagcactgggatgggtacaagaaaattaggttggacgcagtccctgtcagtcctatttattgaacgcttactgtgtgcacagcactgtactgagaacttgggagaataaaagaagaataaagacacattccctgcccacaacaagctgacggtctagggaggcagacatcaacagAAAGAAGTAAATGacatatgtatctaagtgctgtggggctcgtggttttaagccccattttacagatgaggtagctgaggcccagagaagtgaatgacttgcccaaggtcacatagctgacaaggcagagatggaattagaacccaggtccttctgccgcccagacccgtgctctgggGCCAGcgttcttattcccattttacagctgaggtaacaagGCCCAGAGCCCTGCTTCCCCTCGTTCCCAAGTGTAATTAagtgtagagaggcagcgtggctcagtggaaagagcccaggcttgggagtcagaggtcgtgggttctaatcctgcctctgccccttgtctgctgtgagactttgggtgagtcacttcacctctctgggcctcagtgacctaaaaatagggattaagactgtgagctccatgtgggacaacacgatgaccttgtgtctaccccagcgctgagtacagtgtctggcacgtagtgagcgcttaacaaaagacatcattattattcggggggggggcctgggctgGCGCCACTAGGCTCCCATAGATTGACAGAGAGGGGCGGGCCGAGCAGCAATGGCGGCGCCCCGACCTTCTTCATCCGGGGACTTGCGGCCTGAGGGAAGGCACCGCCCCTCACCCTGAATACACCAGCTCCCGGCTTTTCGGATTCTGATTGGTgaatccccctcccgccccgcccttttccccCCGTCCTGTGAGGCGCATGGGCAGACTCGGGCTTCTGATAGGTCGGAAGGGGAGCCGTGCGGCCCCGGAACCTGCATAGGAAAGAAAGACGCCTATAAATAGGTGGGGCGGCGCGTGTGCTAGTCCTTAATTGGTGCCGAGCGAGGTGAGTGGGGCTGCttgcaatggggggggggggtgcgtgggGAGGGGTTTAGTTAATAGTAATTAATTATTACGATATTagttataagcgcttactgtatgccaagcactgttcctagtactggggtagagtggaaagagcccgtgcttgggagtcaggggtcgtgggttctaatcccagctccccccttgcctgctgggcaagccgattcacttttctgggcctcagtgacctcatctggaaaatggggatgaaggccgggagccccatgggggacctcctcattaccttctatctcccccagctcttagaacagtgcttggcacatagcaagcgcttaacaaataccattattgtattgcagggtcatcaggttgtcccacggggctcacagtcttcatccctattttccagatgaggtcactgaggcctagagaagtgaagcggcctgcccaggggcacacagcagacaggtggcctgggcggaattagaacccaggtcctctgagtcccagggcgGGCGAGGCCCCCGCCCGACGCCGTCTGAAAGTCGCCCGCGGCCTGACCCGTGGCCGCGAGTGAGACCCCGGCGCCCACAGACACAGGGGCCTAAAGCTTGTCGCCCACCGCCCTGTCGTGTCGGCGACAAAACCCGGGCCCCGACAGGCCCCccttgatgatatttgttaagcgcttactatgtgcagagcactgttctgagcgctggggtagatagcggatagtcagattgtcccacgtggggctcgcattttttaatccccatttttgcagatgaggtctctgaggcacagagaagtaaagtgacttgcccacagtcacacaagtggcagagctgggattcgaacccacgacctctgactcccaagcccaggcgcttttcactaagccatgccgcttctctaatgggGGCCGTGCCTCCCCTTCTTACTGGCCATCTTTTTTCATCCCTAGGTGCTGACAGATGGACGGACGGACCAACGGCCCGGCGGGACCCCCGACTCTTTTAGATGTCCCCATGCTAGACTGAGCCCCTTGAGgccggggttcattcattcagtcgcatcgagtgcctactgtgtgctgagcactgtaacgataataataatcgtagtgatggtatttgttaagcttttactctgtgccgaacactttcctaagtacaaggtgatcagtttgttccCCTTggacaggcttcatccccctcttagagatgaggtcaccgaggcacagaaaagttgtgacttgcccaaagtcacccaagctgacaagtggcagagctgggattagaacccaccacttctgattcccaagcccgggctctaacggctaagccacgctgcttctctgctcctaatcagtatttattgagcgcttactaaagtttgggagactacaattaaATAGAATTGgctgacccgttccctgcctggaaagaccttacagcctagagagagggGAGGCTTCCTAATATACTGCGCTCCTAATCAATATGTATCaactggttactgtgtgcagagcaccgtactaagcgcttgggagagtacaacagaattggctgaCCCATTCTCTACCcgtaatgaacttgcagtctcccTCTGTTCAGGGTtctgcaggtgctcaataagtactaaattgtaagctccttgggtggggaagggatcTTTACACAATAAATTGTAACGTCCTTGAAGGCGGCAGTTAGGGTCTGACTAGGCAgccgtctagtacagtgctcttcaaagtgCTCGGTGATGTCTGGTTTGAATAAATAAAGCTTCTGAACCTGGCCTGCCATGTGTTGTGTGTGCTGGGGTGcaccgggggggtgggagggggtccccgtccccctcccgggGGGCGTGAGGGGGGCTGACAATGGAGCTGTGATGCAGGTGCTTGTTCCCGGgagcgggccgggctgggcctcaGTAGGGCTGTTAACGCCAAAGGACTGAACATGGTGAGTGCCTGCTTCTCCCCAAGTAGGTGGGGTCAATAATTTTAGTACTTCtaaagccctcttctaagtgccaagctaatcgggttggacccaggcatgccccatgtgggttcaccatcttaaatcctcattttgcagatgagaaaacaggtgtggtgaaatgacttgcctaaggtcccgtTGCAGATCTGTGGCAGAGGGgttattagaaccctggtctttctgacttaaAAGGCCTGTGTTGTTTTGCTCTACTGATTATATAGGGGGAATCCCCTCCCCTGTATCTCTTTTTATGGctgcttttgagtgcttactatgtgcctggcactggggtagatataggctaatagtccatgtcccacatgtgccttagtcttaaaccccattttacagatgagggaactgaggcacagaaaaaccaAATGGCTCGCCaaaggagcaaggattagaacccaaatcctcagctctttccactaggccgttaaTGTTTGACTTAGTAGCCCATATTTGGGTGGCGACATGGTCTAAAGGAAGCCCGGCCTGGGAggtaggaaacctgggttctagtcccatctctactgtcaactgacagagctgggattagaacccatgacctctgactcccaagcccgggctccttccgcttagccacactgcttctcaaatagaacAGAAGTAGCGCGGCTTAAGggggagagcacaagcctgggaatcaggatctggattctaatcctggttctatttttctgctgtgtgaccttgggcaagtcacctcactgctctgcctgtcacctcattggtaaaatggggatgaagcaatggactgggtccaacctgattaacttctatctaaccccagtgcttagcacagtgcctggcacgtaataagcgcttaacaaataaccatgaaAGAAATGTGTTGTGCCTGATATGGGGTGGGTGAGCTCCCGGCACCCTCTGGGGGCTTTTAGAGATTTTTGACTCTGGAGGATTTGATTTCTgtcgatttatttttttttctcttgatttttctttttaaaatggtatttaagaacttagtatatgccagacactgtactaagtgctgggatagagacacgctaatcaagttggattcagTCTTAGTCCTTATTGTACACAagataactgatgcccagagatgtgaagtgacctgccgaaggtcacacagcagatcagtggcagagctgggattagaactcaggttctcggactcccaggccggggctctggccactcggccacactgcttcttgtctagggaggggaaggggttgttGGGGCCAAGGTGCTgggacacccccaccccaaataataataataatgatggtatgttaagcgcttactgtgtgccaaacactgttctaagcgctgaatatcGCTCAGGGAGGCGGTCTTGGATCCTCCCGCCccatgactgtgagtcccacctgggacaaactgatgaccttgtatctctcccaatgtttagaacagtgcttggcacagagtaagcgcttaacaagtaccatcatcatcaatcaacagTAGGTACCTGACTGTGAGGTCatagtagacagggaatgtgtctattgtttattgtcctctcccaggtgcatagtacagcgctcagccccCAGGAAGcgcccccaggaagcgctcagtaaatgaaaaGCCCCAAGGGCCCAGGTcattgaattgtacatttcaagcgcttagtacagtgttctgcacatagtaagcattcaataaatacgacaatgaaaagGCACAGAATGAGAGACGCTTGCCTGGGTGCAATAGTTGAAAGTGTGATGGCCACCTGTTTTGTGTATCCCAGCAGCATTGTGTACGgggtagagcctgggagtcagaaggacctgggttctaatcccgactctgcctcttgtctgctgtgtgactgtggccaggtcatttcccttctctgagcctcacttccctcatctgtcaaatggggacagagacggtctccaacccaatttgcttgtatccaccgcagcacttagtacagtggctcgcacagagtaagggctttagagaagcggtgtggtttagcgggaagagcccgagcttgcgagtcagaggccgtgggttctaatccccgctccgccgcttgtcacctgggtgactttgggcaagtcacttcacttctccgtgcctcagtgacctcatctgtaaaatggggatgaagactgggagccccacgtgggacagcctgatgactttgtattgacaccagcgcttaggacagtggttggcacatagtaagtgcttaacaaataccatcattattattattattattaacaaataccataataatcataataattatgatgaccaTGATTAACCGGGGGTGCCTTGCAGAGCGGTGGCTATGAGGTCAGCCTGTTTGCCACCCCGCCAGACTCCCACCTACTGTGTTCGGTTTGCTACGGCGTCCTGAGGCAGCCTGTGGGACTCCCATGCAGGCACACGTTCTGCAGGAAATGCATCATGCGGTGGCTGGTGAGGTAGGCcgggctgcggggctgggggtggggaaggagtgaTCTCATTGGCTATGGGCAGCtttctaggtgccgggcactgtactaagcgctgggggattggTTAAACATttccaagcactgtggcagataggaggtaatcaggttccacatggggctcacagtcttgaggagagagaacaggcactgaatcccattttgcagataataataatgttggtatttgttaagcgctttctatgtgcagagcactgttctaagcactggggtacatacagggtaatcaggttgtcccacgtgaggctcacagttaatccccactttacagatgagggaactgaggcaccgaaaagttaagtgacttgcccacagtcacacagctgacaagtggcagactggggattagaacccaggtcctctgactcccaggcccatgttctttccgctaggcccctctcccaagtgcttagtacagtgctctgcacacagtaagcgctcaataaatctgaatgaatgaatacctcaggcTCTGCGCTGGCCTATGGggaagcctctctgggcctcagtttcctctcagagcccaggcctgggagtcggaaggactgagctgtgttctaatcccggcttcaccacttgtctgctatgcgggccttgggcaagtcacctcacttatctggggttcaattacctcatccgtaaaatggggattgagactgcgaggaccatgggggacagggactgtatccaacctgatcaacttgcatctaccccagcacttagtacagtgcctggcacatagtaagcgcttaacaactaccattattattagcaagtacCAGtgttattaaatggggattagagttcccttctctctccattattattattattaaatggggggcagggacaccccaccccccagctccaacCCATCCCGGCTGGCCTTGGGTGCCCACGAGAGGCCCAAGGGGCCgtcagctcaatgtgggcagcgaatgtgtctgtttattgttaattcattcatttaatcgtatttattgagcacttactgtgtgcacagcactgtactaagtgcttgggagagtacaattcagcaccaaatagagacaatccctgcccacaccgagctcgcagtctagaagaggggagacagacatcaaaacaagtaaagaggcatcagtagcatcattataaatgaacagaattagagatatatgtaTTCTATggccctgtcccaagtgcttcgtacggtgctctgcacgcaggaagcactcagtaaatacgaccaacTGACCGAACTGGGCTTTCCTGCAGGCAGAGGACGTGTCCGTGCTGCAGGCGTGAAGTGAAGGTGAAGCAATTAGTTCACAGGCATGAACTCCGAAGGCAGATCAACCGCCTGCAAGTGAAGGTAATGTGGCaaaacccccgacctccgacccaTCATCcgccccaccatcaccaccatcaccatcaccaccctgTGGGCTCGCCCACCCCTTTTTGCCTGGGCTGGGCAGTGCCaggcccaaccccagccccagatGACTAACTCGCCAACGTAGATGGGCCCGAGGTCAgtagccggggagggggaggtctaAGACTGACCCCAGGCTGCTTGACccagtcaattaacctctctggacccatttgtttttaaatggcatctattaagtgcttactgcttagcttagaacagtgcttggcacatagtaagcgcttaacaaataccaacattattattactgtgtgcaaagcactattctaaccactggggaggatacaaaatgatcaggttgttccacgtgggtctcacagtcttaatcctcattttacagatgaggtaactaaggcacggagaagtgacttgcccaaagtcacacagctgacaaatggcagaaccgggattttcCCACTTgttatattactattaataataataatcataatcatatttattaagtgcttactgcatttaaagcactatactaagcacgtgggaggggACGATTTAACATCAAGCACATTACCGAGTTCACagtattattgtacttgttaagtgcttactaagtgccaagcactgttctaagcacttggatggatgcaaggtaatcaggttggacacagtccctgtccccggtggggctcacggtctcaatccccattttaccagtgaggtcgctaaggtccagagaagtgaagtgacttgcccaaggtgacagagcagacatatggcggcaccgggattagaacccaggtcctcctgactcccaggcccggcttctacccactaagtcacgctgcttctgtcctgCTGCCGAGTGATCCTtgcccagctccctcccttctctgggactcagttcatttattcagtggcaCTTTTggggccttactgtgtgcagagcacggttctaagcgcttgggagagcactggcCTACTagagagagtatgggcctgggaatcagaaggtcatgggttctaatcccggctccaccgcttgtctgttttgtgacctggggcaagtcacttcacagttccctcctctttaaaatggggatggaatctgtgagccccatgtgggaccgggactgagtccaacctgatgactttgtgtttaccccagggcttagaacagtgcttggcacatagtaagtgcttaagaaataccatcattatataccagatgcattccctgcccacaacgagccgacagCTGTTTCCTCTGCCTCGCGGGGGTGGCGTAGGAGGAGGGGAGACtctcctgtgtctccctctaACCTTCAGTctgcccaccttctctccccGTTGCGTCCAGTGTAAGAATGTCCAGGAGGGCTGCCTGGTCACTGTGCCCCTCCACCACCGCCGGATCCACCTGCTGTCCTGCCAGTACGAGCccgccccttgcccccaccccggCTGCCCGGCCTGGGTGCCACGCAAGGACCTGAGCGGCCACGGCCAACGCTGCCCGCACGGACGGCGGCCCTCCGCCCGGGGCTGTGAGGCTCCGCTGACCGCCGCCCGCGCCCCCCGTGACTACCCCCACCagctgcaggaggagaggaggcggcGACGGCGGCAGGCATCTTGCCAGCTGCTCCTGGCACAGCTGGACCGATCCCTCCGACACCTGCGCCGGGCCGCGCGAGGCATGCACGCCCAGCTGGCGCGGCTGGGAGGGCGCCTGGAGAGGAGCCGGGTGGACGGCCTCGGCCCGTCGGCGTGAGGCGGGGGCGgacccctccccgggaccccctttGCCGTCAATAAATGTAAAGGTCGGATGGAGCCGGCCGGACGGGGAGGGCCGGCCTCAGTCTCCTTCCCGCCGCCGTCCACGGGCCCAGCGTCCCGGACCCTCAGGCCCCGGACCCCCAGAtcctgaccccacagcccccggcCGCCTTGGAATAATCCACTCGTCTCCCCGCCCGAGCCGCGCCAATCCGCTCACTTACCCCTGCCCCAGCGCCCTAGGACAATCCACTTCTCTGCAGCGTaccatagtggaaagagcgtggccttgggattcagaggtcatgggttctagtcccggatctgccgcttgtctgctgtgtggccttggaccagtcacttcacttctctgggcctcagtgacctcatctggaaaatggggatgaagactgtgagccctacttgggacaacttcattaccttgtatgtcccccagtacttagaatggtgcttggctcatagtaaatgcttaacaaataccattaatattatgatTGCACTCCCCCCAGCCACCCTAGAATAATGCACTCAcctaaacgagaagcagcgtggctcagtggaaagagcacgggctttggagtcagaggtcatgggttcgaatcccggcccggccatttgtcagctgtgtgactttgggcaagtcacttaacttctctgtgcctcagttccctcatctgtaaaatggggattaagactgtgagccccacgtgggacaacctgattcccctgtgtctaccccagcgcttagaacagtgctcggcacatagtaagcgcttaacaaataccaacattattattattaaaccctacCCCGGCCACCCTAGGATAACCCTCTCATCTACACCCTCCAGCCACTTTAGAAATAATAGTCATGCCTACATTCTCATTGATTCTGGAAAAACACTCAGGTCTATGCTCTCATTGACCATAAAAACACGTATTAacgcccctctctgccccagctaCCCTGTACCTAAATAGTTATTCTTCGTGCTCCAAAAAGACCccattgatggtgaaattcaccttcgGATGTATGTGGGCTTGAAAagacccaaaacacacacactctgtgtGTGGTGCTGTCTTGGGGCTGTTTGCAGGGCCTCAGTGCCATTTTGGCTTTGGCCTTCTTGTCTCTCGAAACTCGCAAAAGCTTCTCCTCAATCGGAGCAGCTCCTTTCAACCCTACAAATCACTCGTCTACACTCCCAAAAGATAACACACTTGTCCACATTTGCAAGCAACTCGACCAGAAACTCGTCTTCAAGCTCCAGTTCTCCAACAGACACATGCATGGGGAATACAGTTGAAATTAAAGTAGCAGAAGAGGGATAAAGAGCTCAAaacggaagggagggaggtggctgTAATAACCCCTATTGAATGCATCTTCCTAATCTTTCCATGCATCTTTTATCTTTCCAGGCATAAACTGCTTCTTAAGCGCTCcttatgcgccaggcattgtactgagcaccggggtagatacaagagaagcagcgtggctcagcggaaagagcccgggtttgggagtcagaggtcatgggtgcgaatcccggcgctgtcacttgtcagctgggtgactgtgggcaagtcaccacttctctgggcctcagtgacctcatctggaaaatggggattaactgtgagcctcacatgggacaacctgatgaccctgtatctaccccagcgcttagaacagtgcttaacaaataccgacattatgaaACTGGAAACCAGATTCAAATTTTCTGATGAGCAAAAGCTGGGCACGCCTTTGATGAGCTGGGGTGGCTTATGAAGTTGGAAGTCCAAGGGGCAccccaataatcaatcaatcgtatctattgagcgttttctacgcgcttgggaaagtacttcacctctctgggcctcagtcctctctgtaaaatgaggatgaagactgtgagccccatgtgggacagggactgtgtccaacttgattatctcatacctaccccagcattttaaaaaattggtgAGGGGCTAATCTTTCTCGAGGAAAAAGGATTTTACTGGGAGTAAGGAGACGACtcctcgcccacaaggagtttgtggTCAAGAGGGGAAGTTGGACAttgtaataaattacagatttgtatataagtgctgtgggtgactaaggggtacaaattcaaatgcaaggctgacacagaaggggaaatggactgtctctgttgctgatttgtccattccaagcgcttagcacagtgctctgcacatagtaagcgctcaataaatactattgcatgaatgaacagGGCGCTTAGTCAGAGCAGGCTTCCTATGGCCCTAGAACCcctcgatgataataataatgatggcattttgttaagcgcttacgacgtgcaaagcactgttctaagcgctggggtagatacagggtaatcaggttgtcccacgtggggggctcccagtcttcatcccatttaccagatgaggtcactgaggcccagagaagtgacttgcccatagtcacccagctgacaaggggcagagtcgggattcgcacccacgacctctgactcccaagccctggctctttccactgagccccgctgcttctcctatatcttcccgggcgctcagtacgatGCCCGGCGCATAaggagcgcttaaaaaaaaaaaaaaaatcacttcaaaaaaaaaaattacctcagAAGGCGGACCGGAAGGAGCGGCCCGGCATCCGGggaagttctctgcccacaagaaagaTGGCGCCGCGGCCGGGCAGGTCTTTTGCCCGTAACAAAGATGGCGACGCTTCCGGGCAGGTCTGTTGCCCGTAACAAAGATGGCGCCGGCGCCCACGCGAGGTGGGGCTTGACGTCACCGGAGCGCGCCGGAAGCGTCGTGAGCATCGCGCGCCGGGCgcgcccccttccttctcccacgtGTTAGTGGCGTTGTTTTCCCGCGGGAGGCGTCCCGGGCAGCATGGCCGACGGCGACCCCCGAGCCCCCGTCCTCTTCAAGACCAAGTGAGGGGCGCTCGCTGaccccgggcggggggagggggcaggggcactccgaggtcgcgggttcgaatcccgcgcccgccttgggccagccactgcCCTTTCAGTCGGATTCATCGAGCGCTtggtgtgagcagagcactggactaagcgcttggaagagccagcatcaccccgactcgccccctttgctcttcccccgtcccagccgcaCACCACTTatttccacatctgtcattttatttatttgtattgatgtgtgtctccccactctagattgtaagctcactgtgggcagggaatgtcactgcttattgttgcatcctactctcccaaatgctaagtacagtgctctgcacacagtaagcgctcaataagtacaattgaatgaataatgttgatatttgttaagcgcttactgtgtgcagagcactgttctaagcgctgggggaaatacggggtcatcaggttgtcccacgcgagactcacagttaatccccattttacagatgaggtaactgaggcacagagaagtgaagtgacttgcccacagtgacacagctgacaagtggcagagccgggattcgaacccatgacctctgactcccaagcccgggctctttccatagggccacggtgcttctcttacCGCAGTCCTGTCTCCCCATTAGCCAGTCTACACCTCccttaattaatttaattttggtatttgttaagtgcttactatgtgccgagcaccgttctaagcgctggggtggatacagggtaatcaggttgtcccacgtgaggctcacggttaatccccattttacagatgaggtaactgaggcacagagaagtgaagtgacttgcccacagtcacacagctgacaagtggcagagccgggattcgaacccatcacctctgactcctaagcccctgctgtTTCCATTCAGCCACGCTCCCTTCTCACCTGGCTCCACATTACCATCAgtagccccgtactgagcgcttgggagagtttggtagaatt
This region includes:
- the RNF151 gene encoding RING finger protein 151 isoform X1: MRWLVRQRTCPCCRREVKVKQLVHRHELRRQINRLQVKCKNVQEGCLVTVPLHHRRIHLLSCQYEPAPCPHPGCPAWVPRKDLSGHGQRCPHGRRPSARGCEAPLTAARAPRDYPHQLQEERRRRRRQASCQLLLAQLDRSLRHLRRAARGMHAQLARLGGRLERSRVDGLGPSA
- the RNF151 gene encoding RING finger protein 151 isoform X2, whose amino-acid sequence is MSGGYEVSLFATPPDSHLLCSVCYGVLRQPVGLPCRHTFCRKCIMRWLVRQRTCPCCRREVKVKQLVHRHELRRQINRLQVKCKNVQEGCLVTVPLHHRRIHLLSCQYEPAPCPHPGCPAWVPRKDLSGHGQRCPHGRRPSARGCEAPLTAARAPRDYPHQLQEERRRRRRQASCQLLLAQLDRSLRHLRRAARGMHAQLARLGGRLERSRVDGLGPSA